A part of Rhodopirellula bahusiensis genomic DNA contains:
- a CDS encoding acyl-CoA thioesterase, whose amino-acid sequence MTTELPQHVFRLRVRYDECDPMGLVHHSNYLRYFEIGRTEFLRSAGGRYREVEEAGLYVVVVHIDCRYRASARYDDEIDIVTRIAKITAAKIIHEYEIRRGDEVLVQATVTLAVIDKNGQLQRVPEALLT is encoded by the coding sequence ATGACGACAGAATTGCCGCAACATGTGTTCCGTTTGCGAGTCCGTTACGACGAATGTGATCCGATGGGATTGGTTCACCATTCAAATTACTTGCGGTACTTCGAAATTGGCCGCACTGAATTCCTTCGGTCGGCGGGGGGGCGGTACCGCGAAGTCGAAGAAGCAGGGCTGTATGTCGTGGTCGTCCACATCGATTGTCGCTATCGTGCCTCGGCACGTTATGATGATGAAATCGATATCGTGACACGAATCGCTAAGATCACCGCGGCCAAGATCATCCATGAATATGAGATCCGCCGCGGCGACGAGGTGCTCGTGCAAGCGACCGTGACTCTGGCGGTGATTGATAAGAACGGTCAATTGCAACGTGTTCCCGAAGCATTGTTGACGTAA